In Entelurus aequoreus isolate RoL-2023_Sb linkage group LG12, RoL_Eaeq_v1.1, whole genome shotgun sequence, the DNA window CACGACCTTCCTGGAACATTCTTTCAAATGCATGCTCATTAGCCTATACACTGCCTCCTGAGCGCAGACCTCTCTGTTGTGTAAATATACACTGCCCAGTTTCTTTAAAGCATCTTTAGCAGAGAGATTTCCTTGTTTATTTGCTTCTTTAAGGGCATTGCTCAATAACAGACCTATTTCTGTCTCTGCTTTTGTGATGTACTTTATTATGTATACGATGACTGCGTAGGCGTCAGTGACAAAGCTAATGTCCATGTTAGCGTTCCAACACTTCAATACATTCCTATTATAATGGTTAACCCAGGTGTCGTTTACCCCTCGCCTATAAACCACCTTATTCTTAGTCTCCAGCCGCCTATAAGCGAGCTCAAAGACTGCCTGGTTGATGCCCACACTGGCAAACAACTCTTCTACGCTACCAAAAGGCTCCTCCCTCTCCATGGCATCCTTTACTCTCGACATAATCAACCGCGCAACCTCCTTTGTCAACTTCTGTCCCTCATCGTCCAGACAGCTGCACTGTGGCCTGTTTTCTGAAATACAACTACCCTCTGTCCTCGTTCCCTTTTTAGCACAAACACATTCTTTGATTTTGCAGATGAACGTGCGTGCAGAGATCGGTTTTGGAAAATTGAAACGGCATTTCGTTTTATTTTTACGACATGACTTTGAATGCCGTTTTGCATGCGTTTGAAACGATGACACAACTTCCAATAGTGTGTCATCGTCTGAGGGTAGCTCACATGTCACATATTTATCAATAAACTCTGCAActtctaaatcagtgtttttatAAATTTGGGGAGTTCCCTCAATCCaaaacagcacatgaacatgggGGGACCCACGCTGCTGGAACTCAATTCGATAAAAGTAATCTACAATCTTGCCAACTGGTTGAGATGGGGACATGAGTACTTCCTTCAAAAAACAGTGCCACCTGTAGTCAAACATCCTCGCGGCTGTGACCGGGTTGCGACGCAACAGCTTGCACCTATCGGCCCACTCTAACTGTTCTACTGTCTGCTGTCTGCCTTCCTATCTCAGGATGCTGGCGAGCAGTAAGCAGtggtcaaaaaatgtttcaccgCCAGTCTCTCAACCCCACATTTGTGCAATCAGTTTCACCAGTGCACCCCTATATGCTTTCGTCACAGGTGCTGTAAATAACATACAATGTCAATGACGCTTTCTAATTCCATAAATTAACTTGCAATACATCAAACATTTTTTCATTACaattcacaaaaaaaacaatttaacttAAATATATGCAGTActagagaaatataaataacataaaaatggctaccaaaaccataatgaccaacaccaaagtgcattagcacagtaggcccaagcattcatcaatcACCACCACAATGTCCACCACCAAtgtgcagtagcgcagtaggcccaagtattcatcaaacaaCAAATCATATATACAGGActacaaaaatatgaataacacaaaaatggctaccacatCATGGCTACTGAGGatacaaaaactaaacaaatgagaACACAGGCGCGGGAAGACATATAAGCAGTGGTGCAAGAAcaacaaatgtaaaaataagaGTCCTAAAGAAGTTACTCGTTAGACCAAAGTCctaaagtcataccaaagactataaaaatgggagccattgcctccctgcttggcactcagcatcaagggttggaattgggggttgaattaccaaatgattcccgagtgcggccacagctgctgctcactgctcctctcacctcccagggggtgaacttggggatgggtcaaatgcacaggataatttcaccacacctagtgtgtgtgtgtgactatctttggatctttaacttttaactttaaagaagttgaCTGTTTGACAAAAAGTTGACAGTAAGACCTAAGTCCTAAAGAAGTTGACTGTTAAGACCTAAGTCTTTAAAGAAGTTGACTGTTAAGACCAAAGTCCTTAAGAAGTTGACTGTTAAGACCAAAGTCTTTAAAGAAGTTGACTGTTAAGACCAAAGTCCTTAAGAAGTTTACTGTTTAAAAACCAAAGTCCTTAAAAGAAGTTGACTGTTAAGAACAAAGTCCTTAAGAAGTTGACTGTTAGACAAAGTCCTTAAGAAGTTGACTGTTAAGAACAAAGTCCTTAAGAAGTTGACTGTTAAACCAAAGTCCTTAAGAAGTTGACTCTTAGACCAAAGTCCTTAAGAAGTTGACTGTTAGACCAAAGTCCTTAAGAAGTTGACAGTTAGACTTAAGTCCTTAAGAAATTGACAGTAACACTGCCCAGTAAATTCTTTGACTTTTTGTACGGGTCAGGTGAAGAAGGTCAATTGTCACCATGGTGACAGTGAGGGTTTCCAAAAACTTGATAACATAATATCTGAATTTTCCAGACTTCATAAGCCGCACCtgcaaaattttagaagaaaaaaatattttcattattagctgcaccggaccacaagccacagatatatacattgtgaaattagttatttacacagaaacactttgtacatgtttatttacataccttaattgttttcaaatggtgtctgtaacacggcagtaaaacggctgatcaaacaaaacagaagtcattgtcatggacccactagctgcgcaagctagctctccaatcagctaaacagactcaataactccacggtgacgtgaaACTGaattttgtgaaactgaaacaatactgaaaaaaatgccattgtaaattattaatactaacacagtcaCTTGTAAACGTGAtagtatattagctaatgctaacgacactagcgtcAGAGCagtaaaaaaaggaagaaaacactcctacagacgcttaacaggacactttagtaagtaagagttgttatagtgtaaaacttaaaaaacttttttttttttaaacaaaacacttAGACCTAACAAAGTAGACTCTTAAATCATCAGTATTGGgaatttctgtaaaaaaaaagtaaaagaaaaaattaaatttatttgtcctttaaagggaaacttcggtttttttcaacctgggccctgttttcataattttttctgtatatgtgagtgctggataaaacattttttgaggtcgcgccagtattgagcagggcaggcagcctccagcccagctaacgctcgtacacagggcaactggctctcgtcaaaattcggcctataaacatgcatttttttcacactgacaggctcagatagttacaatgagtgtccgacaacatactagaaaggagaaattaacgtatgtctctacctttagctggagatcgctgtttgttgtgagctgtgtccaaatctcaccacgctacaaatctcgttccgaaatctcgcgataactcgcgacaaaacaccggtggaaaaacagttacctgactgaggtgaagagagacgaccgaagtgattttgtattggactaagttaccgaagactgttagtttagttttatagaaaaggataaaagtaaaacaatggtTCGTGAGTGCGCATTTCCAAACTGTGGCAACAAAATGTTGCGCTACTCTTCGCGCAGCTTTCATAGACTACCTTACTTCAACACGGACACACTGAAGTTATGGCTAGCTGTGCTACAAATGGATGCCGACACTCCTGTTGATGTACTGCGCCGTGCCGACCACagggtctgcagtgatcactttgatcGGGATGACTACTGCCAGTCAAAGAAGAGACCAAATCCGAAGCACCTTTACCTAAAGAAAAGTGCAGTCCCAAGATGGGAGACACCAGCTGCATGCAGAGTGCAGGTAATGTTACGTTATTAGCTAATATGTTGTGTTGATGTGATATCAGTATACACGAATGATAGTAGCAAATATAAGCACTGTATTAGCACCTTTACTAGCAAATAGCATGTGTAAACTTTTTCTTTTTGCCTTAGGAGAATGCCGGTACAGGTTTTCCTTCTCTAAACAAAGCGCACAGTGGGTTGCAAAGCCCATCTATGAACGGACCAAGCAAACCTTCCGTACCAACCTCATGGAGAGAGTCCTGAAGAGAAGGGATGACCACACTGTTGTTTATACAGAGCCTTTGCCCTGTCGCAAACCACGCCGAAGATTACTGCACAACATAGCTCCTGTTCCGAGGCCTGAAAAGGCAGACTTACTTGCACGGCACAGTTCACGGTTCAAACCATACTAAAGCTGACAAAAAATAATGTATAGAACATTAttggtgtgtgtgggggtgtggtTGTGGGGGTGTTGGTTTGTGGTTTAAAATAAAGAGATAGAAACACAGCTGTGCTATTGTTATTACTTTATTGTAAAAGATTGAATCTTACAGTGATATGTACGTGTACagaaatatttacagtatattgaaGATGTCCTCTGCCTCGTTGAAGCCAGTGTAAGTGCCGGTGGGAGAGGGGTACTTGCTTCTTATAGCCATAACTATACATCTAGGCAACACTCTCCTATTGCCACGACCTAGACGCTCTCCTCTGAGCGCCCACTCCAGCACCACACGGTAAGCCACTAGTCTGCATTGGCTGGAGAAGAGGAAAGAATCAAGTTTATTTGTGAAAAGTATGAtgactaaatacatactgtaacagttatgaagactaaatacatacagttctgaagactaaatacatacagttctgaagactaaatacatacagttctgaagactaaatacatacagttatgaagactaaatacatacagttatgaagactaaatacatactgtaacagttatgaagactaaatacatacagttatgaagactaaatacatactgtaacagttatgaagactaaatacatacagttatgaagactaaatacatactgtaacagttatgaagactaaatacatacagttatgaagactaaatacatacagttatgaagactaaatacatacagttatgaagactaaatacatactgtaacagttgtaatgactaaatacatactgtaacagtaATTACTCATACCAGAGACCTTTCTCAGTAAATAAATTACACAAAGCTAAATATGTCACGTATACTCACTCAATAGACAGCTGGCCGTTTTCTCCCTGTGGTCTTGGCCGCctcttccagttgattttgggaacATGGAAGAAGGTCTCTAGCACTGCCCTGTTGATCAAGGAGGGGAAATCCTCTGATGACGTTACACAGCGTTGTGTACCGTCCACTGGGTAATCCCCAAACACAGCTGGCTGCAAAAGGTCCCATTCCCTGCAACAGAGGCATTCCTCCTCTGTAGGCAAAGGTACACAGCACCCACAGGAACACCACCAGTTTCCAGTGTTTCGCAGCCTTGCAGCAGCTGGTTCCGTGCCCTCTGCCTGTTGCCCAACTCCGTCTCTCCTCGTCCGTTCTTCAATTTCTTGAAGCTCTTCATCTGTGTACTCCGGCTCAAATAGATACGGCCGGCCATCAAAATCAAATGCAATTTCATCCACgtcgtccacatcaggcaaaaattcagccatgacagacaaacaaacaaacttttctataaaactaaaataacagtcttcggtaatccaacagaaaatcacttcagtcatctctcttcacctcagtcaggtaactgtttttccaccggtgttttgtcgcgagttatcgcgagatttcggaacgagatttgtagcgtggtgagatttggacacagctcacaacaaacagcgatctccagctaaaggtagagacatacgttaatttctcctttctagtatgttgtcggacactcattgtaactatctgagcctgtcagtgtgaaaaaaatgcatgtttataggccgaattttgacgagagccagttgccctgtgtacgagcgttagctgggctggaggctgcctgccctgctcaatactggcgcgacctcaaaaaatgttttatccagcactcacatatacagaaaaaattatgaaaacagggcccaggttgaaaaaaaccgaagtttccctttaaggctGCTAAAGACATGGTtcagggtttaaaaaaaatatttttttactattattaatGAATGTTATTTGCTAATGCACCTACATcatctgtattttttttgtatcttaCCATGTTGAACTAATACACACAGTATtccctttttcaacatttttttctCTTGTCCCTCGCATGCCTGCATTCTGTTTGCATGACTGATGGCGCATGACACTGACGAGTAATATTTAACGTCCTTACAATTAATAGTGATGTGACCGTCACGTAAAATCTGCTGTTCTTAAATCGATTGTTTTATTTATTCGAGTATTAATCAAATCAATTGATTGCCTCATCATTTTgaagtatttaaaggcctactgaaacccactactaccgaccacgcagtctgatagtttatatatcaatgatgaaatcttaacattataacacatgccaatacggccgggttaacttataaagtgacattttaaatttgccgctaaacttccggttcgaaacgcctctgaggatgacgtatgcgcgtgacgtagcccggggaacacgggtatgccttccacattgaagccaatacgaaaaagctctgttttcatttcataattccacagtattctggacatctgtgttcgtgaatctgttgcaattatgttcattgcattatggagaaagaagctgagcaagcaaagaagaaagttgtcggtgcgaaacggacgtatttttcgaatgaagtcagcaacaacagtacacagccggcgcgtctttgtttacattcccgaaagatgcagtcaagatggaagaactcggataacagagactctaaccaggaggacttttgacttcgatacacagacgcctgtagagaactgggacaacacagactcttaccaggattactttgatttggatgacaaagacgcagacgtgctactgtgagtatgcagctttggcttctaaacatttgatcgcttgaccgtatgtgcgcaactttttttttgcgtatgtacgtaacttttttaaaatataagctttatgaaccttgggttaggtgaacggtcttttgggctgagtgattgtgtgtgttgatcaggtgtttgaattgtattggcgtgttctatggagctaggagctaggagttagcataacaaagacgtaggtgtttttatgcaggattaatttgtgtcatattaaatataagcctggttgtgttgtggctaatagagtaaatatatgtcttgtgtttatttactgttttagtcattcccagctgaataccaggtaccgtgagtatgcagccttggctgctaaacatttgatagcttgaccgtatgtgcgtgtcacgtacgtaactttttaaaaatatataagctttatgaacattgggttaggtgaactgtcttttgggctgagtgattgtgtgtgttgatcaggtgtttgaattgtattggcgtgttctatggagctaggagctagcataacaaacacgtaggtgtttttatgcaggattaatttgtggcatattaaatataagcctggttgtgttgtggctaatagagtatgtatatgtcttgtgtttatttactgttgtagtcattcccagctgaatatcaggtcacccccggctctcacagcatcttccctatctgaatagcttcaactccccactagtccttcacttgcactttactcatccacaaatctttcatcctcgctcaaattaatggggaaattgtcgctttctcggtccgaatctctctcacttcatgcggccatcattgtaaacaatagggaactttgcgtatatgttcaactgactacgtcacgctacttccggtaggggcaagcctttttttatcagataccaaaagttgcgatctttatcgtcgttgttctatactaaatcctttcagcaaaaatatggcaatatcgcgaaatgatcaagtatgacacatagaatagatctgctatccccgtttgaataaaaaaaattcatttcagtaggcctttaaatgactcTGGTTGAACAGGACATTCAGCAGGTTTTGGACCAACTACACCCAGAACAACGGGAATTGATCGAGGCTAAATTTAATGTAGACGAACAGAAGAGGCAAGAAGCCTCTCTCCGAGCTCCCAAGGAGGCTAAATGAGCCAAAGCAAACAGAGTTTAAAGGTAAGGAACGTAGATTCTACGATCTGATATAATAATATTGTTGTTTAAGTTTAAGCAATCTCTTACAGCAGATTTGATGCAGACAAAGAGAGAatattgctggtgctgctcccccaacaaaccactgcaaagtacagggcactggccacaacagactgaacaaagatctccaacagcttgctgcacacattaaaggacctaagcttcctcaggaaaaagagtctgctcatgcccctcttgtatacagctttgctgttgtccttcctgtctagtctgctgttcaagtggactcccaggtaatgcacatactgtgtatatacatatatacacagtatatacacatgtatatacatatgtggggGAAGGTGTAGCCAGCACTGCCtgtaggagcaaaagtcaccgccgctggctATTGTGCTGAAGATGAGCGCCatcgggcatgtgctgacggcgagacacagctggcaggtgattagatttcacaggtggtacgtgttaatctaatcatctgttgtctttaacagtgagcggtcgGGAGCAGGAAGAGGAGAGAGGCATGACACAGAAGAAGGCTGAAAATTCGAGAGTCATATGGCTATTGTGAAAAAATTTAAAACCTTTGTTAACCCACAACAACGGTCTCCAGCTGAAGTGTGTGATCCACCAACCCTGCTAGGAGGTAACTTCtacaacatatacacatatatatatatataaatatacatatatatatacacacatatatatatttatatatacacacacatttatttatatatacacacatatatatatatatatatatatatatatatatatatatatatatatatatatatatatatatatatatatatacatacatacatacatacatacatacatacatacatacatacatacatacatacacacacatatatatatatatatatatatatatatgtgtgtgtgtatatatatatatatatacacacatatatatatatacatatacacatatatatatcaaacacactcacatatatatatatatataatatactgtatatatatatgtgtgtgtgtttgatatatatatatgtgtgtgtatatatatatatatatatgtttgtacacacacatatatatacatatgtatatatatacacatatatatatatatatatatacacacacacacacctatacatatatatatatatatatacatacacacatatatacatatatgtatatatatatatacacacacacacatatatcaatgtgtgtgtatatatatgtatatacacacacacatatatacatatatgtatatatatatatatatacacacacacacatgtatcaatgtgtgtgtatatatatgtatatacacacatatacacgcacgtatatatatgtatatatgtacacacgcatatatatatatacatacagtatatacacacatatacagtggggcaaaaaagtatttagtcagccacccattgattgtcaatgagtggctgactaaatacttttttgccccactgtgtatatatatatatatatatacacacacacacatatatcaatgtgtgtgtgtatatatatatatatatatatatatatatatatatatacacacacacacacagtggctgactaaatacttttttgccccactgtgtatatatatatatatatatatatatatatacacacacacacatatatcaatgtgtgtgtgtgtatatatatatatatatacttttttgccccactgtgtatatatatatatatatatacacacacacacacatatatcaatgtgtgtgtgtgtatatatatatatatatatatatatatatatatatatatatatatatatacacacacacacattgatatatgtgtgtgtgtgtttatatatatatatatatacacagtggggcaaaaaagtatttagtcagccactcattgacaatcaatgggtgactgactaaatactttttttgccccactgtataagtgtgtgtatatatatatatatatatatatatatatatatatatatatatatatatatatatatatatatatatatatatatatatatatatgcgtgtttacatatatatatatatatgtgcgtgtatatgtgtgtgtacatacatatatatacacacacattgatatatgtgtacatatatatacacacacattgatatatgtgtgtgtgtgtatatatatatatatatacatatatgtatatatgtgtgtgtgtgtgtgtatatatatatatatatatacatatatgtatatatgtgtgtgtgtatatatatatatatatatatatatatatatatatatgtgtatatactgtatatatgcacacataaatgtgtgtgtgtgtatatatatatgtgtgtgtatatacatataaatgtgtgtgcgtgtgtatatgtatgtatatacacacacatatatatatacacacagatatacaaacacacatatatatatatatatacacatatatacaaacacacacatatatatatatattcacacacacacatatatcaatgtgtgtatatatatatatatacacacacacatatatcaatgtgtgtgtgtatatatatatatatatatatatatacactgtatatatacacacacataaatgtgtgtgtatatatatgtgtgtatatacatataaatgtgtgtgtacatatatgtatatacacacgtgtgtgtgtatatatatgtatgtatatacacacacctatacaagtgtgtgtatatatatatatatatacacacacacatatatatatatatatatatatatatatatatatatatatatatatatatatataaacatatatatatatatatatgtgtgtgcgtgtatatatatatatatacatacactatatatatatacacacacacacatatatatatatatgtgtgtgtgtgtatatatatatatacacacacatatatatatgtgtgtgtgtatatatatatatacacacacatatatatatatacacacacacatatatatttatatacgtatatatatgtatgtgtgtatatatacagtatatgtatgtatatatacatatatatacatacatacatacatatatgtatatatatgtatgtgtatataaatatatgtgtatatacacacatatatgtgtgtatatatacacacatatatatgtgtgtatatatacacacacatatactgtatatatatgtgtgtatatatacacacacatatactgtatatatatatgtgtgtgtatatatatatatgaacaggacacacacatatactgtatatatatatgtgtgtgtatatatatatacacacacacacatatatcaatgtgtgtatatatatgtatgtatatatatatatatgtgtgtgtgtatatactgtatatatacacacataaatgtgtgtgtgtatatatgtgtgtgtatatacatataaatgtgtgtgtgtgtatatatgtgtatatacacacattaatatatatacacacatagatatacaaacacacatatatatatatatatatatacacatatgtatatatatatatatacacatatgtatatatacaaacacacacacacatatatcaatgtgtgtgtgtgtatatatatatatatatacacacacacatatatcaatgtgtgtgtatatatatatatatatatatatataaaaataaacatatatatatatatatatatatatatacacacacatataaatgtgtgtgtatatacatgtgtgtatatacatataaatgtgtgtgtgtgtgtacatatatgtatatacacacatatatgtgtgtgtgtatatatatatatgtatatacacacacctatacatgtgtgtgtatatatgtatacacacacatatatatatatatatatatatataaataaacaaacatatatatatatatgtgtgtgtgtatatatatatatatatacatacactatatatatacacacacacacatatatatatatatatatatatgtgtgtgtgtgtatatatatatatatatatatacacgcacacacacatatatatatttatatacgtatatatatgtatgtgtgtatatatacagtatatgtatgtatatacatacatacatacatacatacatatatatatatatatatatacatatatgtatatatatgtatgtgtatatatgggtatgtatatatatatgtgtatgtatatatgtgtgtgtgtatatatatgtgtatataaatatgtgtgtatatacacacatatatatacacacacatatactgtatatatatatgtgtgtatatatacacacatacatatatatatttgtgtgtatatatacacacaaatgtgtatatatacacacatatgtgtgtgtatgtatgtatatatatatatatatatatatatatatatatatatatatatatatatatatatatatatatatatatatatatatatatatgtacaaaccccgtttccatatgagttgggaaattgtgttagatataaataaaaacgaaatacaatgatttgcaaatccttttcaacccatattcagttgaatatgctacaaagacaacatatttgatgttcaaactgataaactttttttttttgcaaataatcattaactttagaatttgatgccagcaacacgtgacaaagaagttgggaaaggtggcaataaatactgataaagttgaggaatgctcatcaaacacttatttggaacatccaacaggtgaacaggcaaattgggaacaggtgggtgccatgattgggtataaaagtagattccatg includes these proteins:
- the LOC133662339 gene encoding uncharacterized protein LOC133662339 — translated: MTEVIFCWITEDCYFSFIEKFVCLSVMAEFLPDVDDVDEIAFDFDGRPYLFEPEYTDEELQEIEERTRRDGVGQQAEGTEPAAARLRNTGNWWCSCGCCVPLPTEEECLCCREWDLLQPAVFGDYPVDGTQRCVTSSEDFPSLINRAVLETFFHVPKINWKRRPRPQGENGQLSIDQCRLVAYRVVLEWALRGERLGRGNRRVLPRCIVMAIRSKYPSPTGTYTGFNEAEDIFNIL